One genomic window of Mercenaria mercenaria strain notata chromosome 2, MADL_Memer_1, whole genome shotgun sequence includes the following:
- the LOC123564541 gene encoding alpha-tocopherol transfer protein-like isoform X2 yields the protein MMSAKEIRLSSMTEELRKVAEEEVNEQPARRHVDIETLRNRILLHPELKVQTDDAYLLRFLRATRFDHESAFTLIQKYLEMKSDEKNRLLFKDMRPSSVKHVLEAGVTGELPNRDKLGRRVMVFRPGKWDPSKFPITDMFKTNFMTLYKFIEDEETQIKGVVVIFDMNGMGFGQITHLSPFFAKRIVALLQESFPMQFKAVHLVNEPAVFDYLFAILRHFMSQETIDKMNVHGHKLEELAEYFDVDHLPAEYGGNGPKFSNEEWMETLLECDAEFDAEAKNCIIKTSPNDGSGTYRKLHT from the exons ATGATGTCTGCCAAGGAGATAAGACTAAGTTCAATGACTGAAGAACTTAGAAAAGTCGCTGAAGAAGAGGTAAACGAGCAACCAGCAAGAAGACATGTAGATATCGAAACGTTAAGAAACAGAATACTGTTGCACCCAG agttaAAAGTCCAAACAGATGATGCATATTTGCTGAGGTTTTTGAGAGCAACACGCTTTGATCACGAATCTGCTTTCACTCTAATCCAAAAATATCTCGAGATGAAATCAGACGAGAAAAACAGACTGCTTTTCAAAGATATGCGACCATCGTCTGTCAAGCATGTGCTTGAGGCCGGAGTAACGGGAGAACTACCAAACCGTGATAAACTTGGAAGAAGAGTGATGGTCTTCAGACCAG GTAAATGGGATCCAAGCAAATTTCCGATAACGGATATGTTCAAAACAAACTTCATGACGTTATACAAGTTTATTGAG GATGAGGAGACACAGATAAAGGGAGTAGTTGTAATATTTGACATGAATGGCATGGGATTCGGGCAAATTACTCACTTGTCACCATTCTTTGCCAAACGTATTGTTGCCTTGTTGCAA gaaagCTTTCCAATGCAATTCAAAGCCGTTCATCTCGTAAACGAGCCGGCAGTCTTTGATTACTTATTTGCTATTCTACGACATTTTATGAGCCAAGAAACCATAGATAAG atGAACGTTCATGGACATAAGCTGGAAGAACTAGCTGAGTATTTTGATGTAGACCATTTGCCAGCGGAATATGGCGGAAACGGTCCAAAATTCTCTAATGAG GAATGGATGGAGACTCTGTTAGAATGCGATGCGGAATTCGATGCGGAAGCAAAGAACTGTATCATCAAAACATCACCAAACGATGGTTCCGGGACTTACAGAAAATTGCATACTTAA
- the LOC123564541 gene encoding alpha-tocopherol transfer protein-like isoform X1, which yields MAVFNRKRRNFMMSAKEIRLSSMTEELRKVAEEEVNEQPARRHVDIETLRNRILLHPELKVQTDDAYLLRFLRATRFDHESAFTLIQKYLEMKSDEKNRLLFKDMRPSSVKHVLEAGVTGELPNRDKLGRRVMVFRPGKWDPSKFPITDMFKTNFMTLYKFIEDEETQIKGVVVIFDMNGMGFGQITHLSPFFAKRIVALLQESFPMQFKAVHLVNEPAVFDYLFAILRHFMSQETIDKMNVHGHKLEELAEYFDVDHLPAEYGGNGPKFSNEEWMETLLECDAEFDAEAKNCIIKTSPNDGSGTYRKLHT from the exons atggcggtatttaacaggaaacgacgaa ATTTCATGATGTCTGCCAAGGAGATAAGACTAAGTTCAATGACTGAAGAACTTAGAAAAGTCGCTGAAGAAGAGGTAAACGAGCAACCAGCAAGAAGACATGTAGATATCGAAACGTTAAGAAACAGAATACTGTTGCACCCAG agttaAAAGTCCAAACAGATGATGCATATTTGCTGAGGTTTTTGAGAGCAACACGCTTTGATCACGAATCTGCTTTCACTCTAATCCAAAAATATCTCGAGATGAAATCAGACGAGAAAAACAGACTGCTTTTCAAAGATATGCGACCATCGTCTGTCAAGCATGTGCTTGAGGCCGGAGTAACGGGAGAACTACCAAACCGTGATAAACTTGGAAGAAGAGTGATGGTCTTCAGACCAG GTAAATGGGATCCAAGCAAATTTCCGATAACGGATATGTTCAAAACAAACTTCATGACGTTATACAAGTTTATTGAG GATGAGGAGACACAGATAAAGGGAGTAGTTGTAATATTTGACATGAATGGCATGGGATTCGGGCAAATTACTCACTTGTCACCATTCTTTGCCAAACGTATTGTTGCCTTGTTGCAA gaaagCTTTCCAATGCAATTCAAAGCCGTTCATCTCGTAAACGAGCCGGCAGTCTTTGATTACTTATTTGCTATTCTACGACATTTTATGAGCCAAGAAACCATAGATAAG atGAACGTTCATGGACATAAGCTGGAAGAACTAGCTGAGTATTTTGATGTAGACCATTTGCCAGCGGAATATGGCGGAAACGGTCCAAAATTCTCTAATGAG GAATGGATGGAGACTCTGTTAGAATGCGATGCGGAATTCGATGCGGAAGCAAAGAACTGTATCATCAAAACATCACCAAACGATGGTTCCGGGACTTACAGAAAATTGCATACTTAA